A single window of Verrucomicrobiia bacterium DNA harbors:
- a CDS encoding SIS domain-containing protein: MAANFENFREKILRKCGESVEMKQKFFDTYAEKIEAMARDMAARFEQGKKLLVMGNGGSLCDALHFGVEFTHPIIEKRRAFPVIPLMTDIATISAIGNDLDYSQVFANQIALFGQAGDMVLAVSTSGKSANLIYAVEAARARGLMTIAWLGKDGGRLAEMVDYSFIVPSYSIHRIQEVHATLVHIAWDLIHVALGEEDVV; encoded by the coding sequence ATGGCTGCCAACTTTGAAAATTTCCGCGAAAAAATCCTGCGCAAATGCGGCGAGAGCGTGGAGATGAAGCAGAAATTTTTCGACACGTACGCCGAAAAAATCGAGGCGATGGCGCGCGACATGGCGGCGCGGTTTGAGCAGGGGAAAAAATTGCTGGTGATGGGCAACGGCGGCAGTTTGTGTGATGCGCTGCATTTCGGTGTGGAGTTTACCCATCCGATCATCGAGAAGCGGCGGGCGTTCCCGGTAATTCCATTGATGACGGACATCGCAACGATTTCGGCGATTGGAAATGATTTGGATTATTCGCAAGTGTTCGCAAATCAGATCGCGCTTTTTGGGCAGGCGGGCGACATGGTGCTAGCGGTGAGCACGAGCGGGAAATCCGCGAATTTGATTTATGCGGTGGAAGCGGCGCGGGCGCGCGGGCTCATGACGATCGCGTGGCTGGGAAAGGATGGGGGACGGCTGGCGGAAATGGTGGATTATAGTTTTATTGTTCCGAGTTACAGCATTCATCGCATCCAGGAAGTGCATGCGACGCTGGTGCATATCGCGTGGGACTTAATTCATGTGGCATTGGGAGAAGAAGATGTCGTTTAA
- the hypE gene encoding hydrogenase expression/formation protein HypE, producing the protein MSFKSGEPNSKESAASILFGSCPIPISDHKEIVLGHGSGGKLSHQLVEKLIVPMFKNELLEPLHDGAIFSLNGTRFAFSTDSFVVNPIFFPGGDIGRLAVCGTVNDLAMCGAVPKYLSVGLILEEGVTISEVWRVTASMRQAAEEAGVQLVTGDTKVVERGKGDKIFINTSGIGVVEQGVRIDPRLAQVGDKIIINGPIAMHGIAIMSVREGLNFETEIVSDCAPLNSLVAALLQACPEVHVMRDPTRGGVASALTEIAEASNVGVHLHEAAIPISEEVKGACEILGFDPLYVANEGKMLAVVPAPGADAALAAMREHPYGRGAMIIGEVVENHAGFVTMRTRVGGNRVVDMLSGEQLPRIC; encoded by the coding sequence ATGTCGTTTAAAAGTGGCGAACCAAACAGCAAGGAATCGGCGGCGAGCATTTTGTTCGGCTCGTGCCCGATACCGATTTCCGACCACAAGGAGATTGTGCTCGGGCACGGGAGCGGCGGGAAATTATCGCATCAGTTGGTAGAGAAATTGATCGTGCCGATGTTCAAGAATGAATTGCTTGAACCGCTGCACGACGGCGCGATTTTTTCGCTGAACGGGACGCGGTTTGCGTTCAGCACGGATTCGTTCGTGGTGAATCCGATTTTTTTTCCGGGAGGTGACATTGGCAGATTGGCGGTGTGCGGCACGGTGAACGACCTGGCGATGTGCGGGGCGGTGCCGAAGTATTTATCGGTCGGATTGATTTTGGAGGAGGGCGTTACCATCAGCGAAGTGTGGCGCGTGACGGCTTCGATGCGGCAGGCGGCGGAAGAGGCGGGCGTGCAACTGGTGACCGGTGACACGAAGGTGGTGGAGCGTGGTAAGGGCGATAAAATTTTTATCAATACGTCGGGCATCGGCGTGGTGGAGCAGGGGGTGAGGATTGATCCGCGGCTCGCGCAGGTGGGTGATAAAATTATTATCAACGGGCCGATCGCGATGCACGGGATCGCGATCATGTCGGTGCGCGAGGGATTGAATTTTGAGACGGAGATTGTGAGTGATTGCGCGCCGTTGAATTCATTGGTGGCGGCGTTGTTGCAGGCTTGCCCGGAGGTTCATGTGATGCGAGACCCGACGCGCGGCGGGGTGGCGAGCGCGTTGACGGAGATTGCGGAGGCGTCGAATGTGGGCGTGCATTTACACGAGGCGGCGATTCCGATCAGCGAAGAGGTGAAGGGCGCGTGCGAGATTTTGGGGTTCGATCCGTTGTATGTGGCGAATGAAGGAAAGATGCTGGCGGTGGTGCCGGCGCCGGGCGCGGATGCGGCGCTGGCGGCGATGCGCGAGCATCCTTACGGCCGGGGCGCGATGATCATCGGCGAGGTCGTGGAAAATCATGCGGGGTTTGTGACGATGCGGACGCGGGTGGGGGGAAATCGCGTGGTGGATATGTTGTCGGGGGAGCAGTTGCCGCGGATTTGCTGA
- a CDS encoding NPCBM/NEW2 domain-containing protein, with product MVAWWVGVCQIAAQNSAGPTGIFPEDPDGRAMLQEAQKIIAAYHEGQPKGNHTLRVVYFVPKGGEPLANYAERVDRIVTDVSQFYQEGLERFGITNSGLPLERKDGKLVIYMVKGKLPASSYSYDSGGVTGQEIRNALGGKIDFEREHVLVFYALCDKTNDGAYVFHAPYYGDGGSSQRSGFCHVADCELLDPMLLTDTNHQIVFTEHYYPHVKQSVAKFNSLYLGGVAHELGHGLGLPHDNGGPTEQSLGLSLMGLGNLNYRAYLWGGKSSSYLSRGSALQIISHPLITGSDRGRWDAVDSRFKSLEFSTTNGTLVIDGTITGEIPAYGVIAYVWQDDDHFAETFPCVVRDGVFHLTLKKPHPGAKRDWHLKVARLHVNGATAANDFSLHYDLSYIPDVAALNAEWQVGQAERAIMQHQADAKDFLSDAAVAAAYTPEAARELRSLREVLNPPAPFDLATMTGDSAFVSDAIWTKAKVGWGHVARNHYWFDENIQNGILLLLNGKFYDKGLYAHSDARYVFPVKGKWKTFTAKIGLRDGANAQGSAIFTVRGDGRELFRSKILRAGQQAEVNVDIAKVKELELLTEGGEGHNHSSWAIWVDAKVGR from the coding sequence GTGGTCGCGTGGTGGGTTGGAGTTTGTCAGATCGCGGCACAAAATTCGGCGGGGCCTACCGGGATTTTTCCTGAGGACCCGGATGGCCGCGCGATGTTGCAGGAGGCGCAGAAGATTATCGCGGCTTATCACGAAGGGCAGCCGAAGGGGAATCACACGTTGCGAGTTGTTTATTTTGTTCCCAAGGGAGGCGAACCTTTGGCGAATTACGCGGAGCGGGTGGATCGCATCGTCACGGATGTGAGCCAATTTTATCAGGAGGGGCTTGAGCGTTTTGGCATCACCAACTCAGGGCTGCCGCTGGAGCGGAAAGACGGCAAGCTGGTGATCTACATGGTTAAGGGGAAATTGCCGGCGAGCAGTTATAGCTACGATTCCGGCGGCGTCACGGGCCAGGAGATTCGCAACGCGCTCGGCGGAAAGATAGACTTTGAACGCGAGCATGTCCTGGTGTTTTACGCGCTGTGCGACAAAACGAACGATGGCGCTTACGTCTTTCATGCGCCGTACTATGGCGATGGCGGCAGTTCGCAGCGCAGCGGGTTCTGTCACGTGGCGGATTGTGAATTGCTTGATCCGATGCTGCTGACGGACACCAATCACCAAATTGTTTTTACCGAACATTATTATCCGCACGTCAAGCAGTCGGTGGCCAAGTTCAATAGTCTTTATCTCGGCGGTGTGGCGCACGAACTGGGTCACGGGCTCGGCTTGCCGCACGATAATGGCGGGCCGACGGAGCAATCGCTGGGACTGTCGCTGATGGGATTGGGGAATTTGAATTACCGCGCTTATTTGTGGGGCGGCAAGTCATCGAGCTATCTTAGCCGCGGGTCGGCGCTGCAAATTATTTCGCATCCACTCATTACGGGTTCGGATCGCGGGCGATGGGACGCAGTGGACAGCCGATTCAAGTCGCTCGAATTTTCGACGACGAATGGCACGCTGGTGATTGACGGGACAATCACGGGCGAAATTCCTGCTTATGGAGTCATCGCCTACGTTTGGCAAGACGACGATCATTTTGCGGAGACATTTCCGTGTGTCGTGCGCGATGGAGTGTTCCATTTGACGCTGAAGAAGCCACATCCTGGCGCCAAGCGGGATTGGCATTTGAAGGTGGCCAGACTGCACGTAAACGGAGCCACGGCTGCGAATGATTTTTCGCTTCATTATGATTTGTCATACATTCCCGACGTGGCCGCTTTGAACGCCGAATGGCAAGTCGGGCAGGCGGAGCGGGCCATCATGCAACATCAGGCCGACGCGAAGGATTTTCTAAGCGATGCGGCGGTGGCGGCGGCTTACACGCCGGAAGCGGCGCGCGAACTTCGCTCGTTGCGCGAGGTGTTGAATCCGCCGGCGCCGTTCGATCTTGCGACGATGACGGGTGACAGCGCTTTTGTGTCCGACGCGATTTGGACCAAGGCCAAAGTCGGTTGGGGGCACGTGGCGCGAAACCATTATTGGTTCGATGAAAACATCCAGAATGGAATCCTGCTTTTGCTCAACGGAAAATTTTATGACAAGGGATTATATGCGCATTCCGACGCGCGCTATGTTTTTCCCGTGAAAGGAAAATGGAAAACCTTCACGGCGAAGATCGGTCTGCGCGATGGCGCGAACGCACAAGGTTCGGCGATTTTCACGGTGCGCGGCGATGGCCGGGAACTTTTTCGCTCGAAGATTTTGCGAGCGGGCCAGCAAGCGGAGGTGAACGTGGACATCGCGAAGGTGAAAGAACTCGAACTGCTGACGGAAGGTGGTGAGGGCCATAACCACAGTTCATGGGCCATTTGGGTGGACGCGAAAGTGGGGCGGTAA
- the hypD gene encoding hydrogenase formation protein HypD, whose protein sequence is MKYLDEYRQEPLAKKLVEEIKRVVTKPWVLMEVCGGQTHSIVKYGIDRLLPEGVELVHGPGCPVCVTSLEMIDKAHAIARRPEVIFCSFGDMLRVPGSDADLLVLKSRGADIRIVYSPLDCLKIARENPAKKVVFFAIGFETTAPANALAVWEAHKQGVKNFSVLVSHVLVPPSIASILQSPLNRVQGFLGPGHVCAVMGYREYEPLAARFRVPIVITGFEPLDLLEGTLMTLRQLEAGRAEVENQYPRIVKREGNRVAMDTVNKVFEVCDRKWRGVGSIPKSGYKLRWDFRDHDAERLFEVKNIDTQEPADCISGLVLRGVKKPHDCPAFGKKCKPEHPLGATMVSAEGACAAYYAYGRHLEPKRPAAAAA, encoded by the coding sequence TTTGCGGCGGGCAGACGCATTCGATTGTGAAGTACGGCATTGACCGGTTGCTGCCGGAAGGCGTGGAACTGGTGCATGGGCCGGGTTGCCCGGTGTGCGTGACGTCGCTGGAGATGATTGACAAGGCGCATGCGATTGCGCGGCGGCCAGAGGTGATTTTTTGTTCGTTCGGCGACATGCTGCGAGTGCCGGGTTCGGACGCGGACTTGCTCGTGCTGAAATCCCGCGGGGCGGACATTCGCATCGTTTATTCGCCGCTGGATTGCTTGAAAATCGCGCGGGAGAATCCGGCAAAAAAAGTGGTGTTCTTCGCCATCGGCTTTGAGACGACGGCGCCAGCGAACGCGCTCGCGGTTTGGGAGGCGCACAAGCAAGGGGTGAAAAATTTTTCGGTGCTGGTTTCACACGTGCTCGTGCCGCCATCCATCGCGTCCATTTTGCAATCGCCGCTCAATCGCGTGCAGGGATTTCTCGGGCCGGGGCATGTTTGCGCGGTGATGGGTTATCGCGAATACGAACCACTGGCGGCGCGTTTTCGGGTGCCGATTGTGATCACGGGATTCGAGCCGCTGGATTTGCTTGAGGGCACGCTGATGACGCTGCGGCAGCTTGAGGCGGGCCGCGCGGAAGTGGAAAACCAATATCCGCGCATCGTGAAGCGCGAGGGCAATCGCGTGGCGATGGACACGGTGAATAAAGTTTTTGAAGTATGCGACCGCAAATGGCGCGGCGTGGGTTCGATTCCCAAGAGCGGTTACAAATTGCGCTGGGATTTTCGGGATCACGACGCGGAACGATTGTTCGAGGTGAAGAACATTGACACGCAAGAGCCGGCGGATTGCATCAGCGGACTGGTATTGCGCGGGGTGAAAAAACCGCACGATTGTCCCGCGTTCGGGAAAAAATGCAAACCGGAGCATCCGCTGGGCGCGACGATGGTCTCGGCGGAGGGCGCGTGCGCGGCGTATTACGCGTATGGCCGGCATTTGGAGCCGAAAAGGCCCGCGGCGGCGGCAGCTTGA